In the Cylindrospermopsis raciborskii Cr2010 genome, GTAAAATTGAACCGAGAATCCGCAATCCTGCAGTAGTTGGATTATTAGCGAGTGTAAATATTCAGCTTTGACAGCTATGAGAAAGGAAGAGGTATAACGAGCCATATTAGGTTTAAGTTTTTTGTAAAAGTAGATTCACAAGGTTGTTGATGGAGTTAAAAACAGGGGGGAACCCGAGCTTGAAAGGATTCCCCATCACCCACTATTCTGGTATGTCGATCAAAACATGATCATTTTCCACACGCAGGGGAAACACGGGTAAATTTTTTTGTTGAGAGACCATTCCCATTAACTTCCCAACTGCGGGAGGCCAAGGACACCAGGTTTTGACCTCCCCAGTAGCTAGGTCAAAAGCACTACGGTGAAATGAGCAAACAATTGTACCATTTTCAATTTTTGCCGATTTCATTGGTACTTTAAGGTGGGGACAGCTATTTTCTACAGCATAATACTGGTTATCATGGTTCAACACCAATATATTTCTTTTTCCTACCTTTACCACTTCTCGACCTCCCGGTAGCAGGTCACTTGTTGCCAGAATTTTTTGCCACGCCATTGTTTTCTCCCCTAGTGTTAAGATTCAGTTTAAAGGTCACAGTGTAAATCATTGGCTTTTTGGGTGAACCTACGATTTTCCCTATAGTCCACCCTACAATCTATCACGCTAGGAACATCTTGCACTAAGGCCTCTTTCAGGACGGGAATCAAATCAGTGGCTGAATCAACACGGTAACCCTTTAATCCCATGCTTTCTGCTAGTTTGACAAAGTCGGGATTGCCAAAATGCACAAAAGCTGCTTTACCCTTACCAAATTGATTTTCCTGTTTCCATTCGATTAGTCCATAGCCACCATCATTAAAAATTAGTGTGACAAACGGTGTGCCAACTCGCAATGCTGTTTCCAACTCTTGACAATTCATCATAAAACCGCCATCGCCGGTTACAGCCACAATTTTGCGGTTGGGATATACCAGCTTAGCCGCTAAAGCGCCGGGGATGGCAATTCCCATGGCCGCAAAACCATTGGATATAATACAAGTATTGGGACTATGACAATGGTAATGTCTAGCCATCCACATTTTGTGAGCCCCTACATCAGAAATAACAATGTCCTCTGGTCCCATGACCTGACGTAGATCATAAATTAATTTTTGTGGTTTAATAGGGAAACCATCATCCTGAGCATACTGTTCATAATCAGCTCGAATATTGCCCCTTAAACTAATAGCGTAAGGTTCCGGTTTACCATGTCTGTCAGCAATTTTTAAAATCTCATTTAGGGAATCAGAAATATCACCTATTACTTCTACCTGGGGAATATAACTACTATCAATTTCC is a window encoding:
- a CDS encoding Rieske (2Fe-2S) protein, translated to MAWQKILATSDLLPGGREVVKVGKRNILVLNHDNQYYAVENSCPHLKVPMKSAKIENGTIVCSFHRSAFDLATGEVKTWCPWPPAVGKLMGMVSQQKNLPVFPLRVENDHVLIDIPE